The following are encoded in a window of Saccharothrix longispora genomic DNA:
- a CDS encoding nuclease-related domain-containing protein, protein MLVRVQNEAALSGAERRLVEWLGSWVGSYALPGAAMVNCNVPGPNGTTRQVDAVVWSPHGCVVVEVKGFTRRQDGVLRIPLNGGWTVDGQPAALHTSGEANPVEQLRTNLYAVKNGLRSAGVDPGFVAGVVLLLPIRGARVELDHSMLPPGVDVVLASGQKPLRSYFHRLARHHPVWAADDVASAFTALDLTDFTPERDELLAHGFSDQVSREPRPRPAPAQPAPRVSTRATGPSPTPRRTGTGAPVPHRAPRTTAPPRVSPPPRAQRHPVGSTRRRSFDGGRTGRRHRPPSHRPDSPPAAARPRSGALRAVVITALILIALVVMLWLVFTVRATFHPTT, encoded by the coding sequence GTGTTGGTCCGAGTGCAGAACGAGGCCGCGTTATCGGGTGCCGAGCGTCGGTTGGTCGAGTGGCTGGGTTCCTGGGTGGGCAGCTACGCCCTGCCGGGGGCGGCGATGGTCAACTGCAACGTGCCCGGCCCGAACGGTACGACACGGCAGGTCGACGCGGTGGTCTGGTCCCCGCACGGTTGCGTGGTGGTCGAGGTCAAGGGCTTCACCCGACGCCAGGACGGTGTGCTGCGCATTCCGCTCAACGGCGGGTGGACCGTCGACGGGCAGCCTGCGGCTCTGCACACGTCGGGCGAGGCGAACCCGGTCGAGCAGTTGCGCACCAACCTCTACGCGGTCAAGAACGGCCTGCGATCAGCCGGCGTGGACCCCGGCTTCGTCGCCGGCGTGGTCCTGCTCCTGCCCATTCGCGGCGCCCGGGTGGAACTGGACCACTCCATGCTGCCTCCCGGTGTCGACGTCGTCCTTGCCTCCGGGCAGAAGCCGCTGCGCAGCTACTTCCACCGGCTGGCCCGGCACCACCCGGTGTGGGCTGCCGACGACGTCGCCTCCGCGTTCACCGCCCTGGACCTGACCGACTTCACGCCCGAGCGCGACGAACTGCTCGCCCACGGCTTCTCCGACCAGGTCAGTCGTGAACCGCGCCCCCGCCCCGCGCCTGCTCAGCCCGCGCCTCGCGTGTCGACGCGCGCCACCGGTCCTTCGCCCACGCCGCGCCGGACCGGAACCGGCGCTCCTGTCCCGCACCGCGCACCACGCACCACTGCCCCGCCCCGCGTCTCGCCGCCGCCACGGGCCCAACGGCATCCCGTCGGGTCCACCCGCCGCCGCTCCTTCGACGGCGGCCGCACCGGGCGGCGACACCGGCCACCGTCGCACCGCCCGGACAGCCCGCCCGCGGCGGCGCGGCCTCGCTCCGGCGCGCTGCGCGCAGTCGTGATCACGGCGCTGATCCTGATCGCCCTGGTGGTGATGCTGTGGCTGGTGTTCACCGTCCGCGCCACCTTCCACCCGACCACCTGA
- a CDS encoding GlxA family transcriptional regulator, with the protein MPTSGGALRVAVYAFDGVTMFHLSVPQLVFDEVTRQGLGDWTTVLFSDRAGSIRTAEGYPIGEVRGPSAARDADVVVVPSWFEDGRAAGPTLRRTLAEAHGRGATIAGLCLGAVAVADAGLLSRRTAVTHWQAVDMLAARHRDVVVDASVLYVDHGDVLTSAGTASAIDACLHLVRGRLGAAAANRVARSLVVAPHREGGQAQYIERPLPAQSANDPIAAVLEWALRHLAEPLPVERLAGVAHLSRRTFIRAFQASTGTTPAVWVRQRRLDEARRLLESTDLPVDQVAATCGFGSTVTMRQCFTAAFDTSPSEYRRRFDARAADDDAGRREPPAIRCPP; encoded by the coding sequence GTGCCAACCTCCGGAGGGGCCCTGCGCGTCGCCGTCTACGCCTTCGACGGCGTCACGATGTTCCACCTCTCCGTGCCGCAGCTCGTCTTCGACGAGGTCACGCGGCAGGGGTTGGGCGACTGGACGACGGTCCTGTTCTCCGACCGCGCCGGGTCGATCCGCACCGCCGAGGGGTACCCGATCGGCGAGGTGCGGGGCCCGTCGGCGGCCCGGGACGCCGACGTCGTGGTCGTGCCCTCCTGGTTCGAGGACGGTCGCGCCGCCGGTCCGACGCTGCGGCGGACCCTGGCGGAAGCCCACGGCCGCGGAGCCACGATCGCCGGGCTGTGCCTGGGGGCCGTCGCCGTCGCGGACGCGGGCCTGCTGTCGCGGCGCACCGCGGTGACGCACTGGCAGGCCGTCGACATGCTCGCCGCACGCCACCGCGACGTCGTCGTGGACGCCTCCGTGCTGTACGTCGACCACGGCGACGTGCTGACCTCCGCGGGCACCGCCTCGGCGATCGACGCCTGCCTGCACCTGGTGCGCGGCAGGCTCGGCGCCGCGGCGGCCAACCGGGTCGCCCGCAGCCTCGTCGTGGCCCCGCACCGCGAGGGCGGGCAGGCGCAGTACATCGAACGACCGCTGCCCGCGCAGTCGGCGAACGACCCGATCGCCGCCGTGCTCGAGTGGGCCTTGCGGCACCTGGCGGAACCCCTGCCGGTCGAACGCCTGGCCGGTGTCGCACACCTGAGCAGACGCACCTTCATCCGGGCGTTCCAGGCCTCCACCGGCACCACCCCGGCGGTGTGGGTGAGGCAGCGGCGCCTCGACGAGGCACGCCGACTGCTGGAGTCCACGGACCTGCCCGTTGACCAGGTCGCCGCTACCTGCGGCTTCGGCAGCACGGTCACGATGCGGCAGTGCTTCACCGCGGCCTTCGACACCTCGCCGTCGGAGTACCGCCGACGGTTCGACGCCCGTGCCGCGGACGACGACGCCGGTCGGCGCGAACCCCCTGCGATCCGTTGCCCGCCCTGA
- a CDS encoding isochorismatase family protein, which yields MTTPRRALVVIDVQQEYFGGPLEIQYPPHADSLPRIARAIDAATAAGIPVVAVQHTAGDDAPVFNPTRPGFQLHPEVASRRTDGWKSVVKQYGTVFAGTDLLAWLRERGIDTITLVGYMTNNCVLASAAEAETHGLAAEVLSDATGAINIANDAGFVDAKTVHTTLMALFHSNFAAVADTATWSAAVAAGRSLPTSDLGTSAVTGAQRAGQA from the coding sequence ATGACCACCCCTCGTCGCGCCCTCGTCGTCATCGACGTGCAGCAGGAGTACTTCGGCGGACCGCTGGAGATCCAGTACCCGCCGCACGCCGACTCGCTGCCCCGGATCGCGCGGGCGATCGACGCGGCCACCGCCGCCGGCATCCCCGTCGTCGCGGTCCAGCACACGGCGGGCGACGACGCACCCGTGTTCAACCCCACCCGGCCGGGCTTCCAACTGCACCCGGAAGTGGCGAGCCGCCGCACGGACGGGTGGAAGTCGGTCGTCAAGCAGTACGGCACCGTGTTCGCCGGCACCGACCTCCTCGCCTGGCTGCGGGAACGCGGGATCGACACCATCACCCTCGTCGGCTACATGACCAACAACTGCGTGCTCGCCTCCGCCGCCGAAGCCGAAACCCACGGACTGGCCGCCGAGGTGCTCTCCGACGCCACCGGCGCGATCAACATCGCCAACGACGCGGGCTTCGTCGACGCCAAGACCGTCCACACCACCCTGATGGCGCTGTTCCACTCGAACTTCGCCGCCGTCGCCGACACCGCGACCTGGTCCGCCGCCGTCGCCGCCGGACGGTCGCTGCCCACGTCCGACCTCGGCACCTCCGCCGTGACAGGCGCACAGCGCGCCGGACAGGCATGA